TTAGATGGAGCCAAAGGCAAAACGATTCTTGTGAACTTTTCAAACATTAAAATCGTATTTTCACCACAATTCTTGTGATTATCACCAAATCTTGACATGTGCTAATTGGGATATCCCCATGTCATTGTCAACAACAATGAGGGCAAGCTAGTTACTCATACGAGGGATACTCACGAGATCATCAAACTCAGCAAAGGTCTCCAAATGCTTTCAATATTCAAGAACTATTCCGTGGTGTGGCATCTTTGTTACACGACATGGACTTGTACGAAGAACGAGTCTAAACCGACCACTCTTCGCAAGGGTCTCTTCCAAGAAAAAGACTTATGTAAAAATGCTCATGACCTCTAAACTAACTTGTCATCCTTGTTATATTTCTACTTTTTTTTCTTTCAGTTATCTAACACTTGGTTTTGTCTGATCTACTTTATCAGATACAGTAGTCCTAGAGATTGACCTTTAACAAATAATTAGCTTCCTGCTTCCTTTAAGCACTGGACCGTCTTGCTCATTTTGGATACTATCACAAACATTAACACACCTTGCCAAGTAGATGTTTCCTCAGTTAGACTGACCTACTACTAAACAGCAAGACTCAAAATTACTAAATACTTTCTCCAGGATAGCAATGAAATAAGATTTCAGAAACTATAAAACAAGAATAATAAAAATTCTCCTGAATCAATTACATAAAACGAATATTCAAAACAAAAACTCAAACAAAGAACCAAATGTAGCATTTTTGACTAATAAAATATCCAAGCATGAGAGTTGATGAATCAAACCATAACAGCAACACATTTGTTAACGTCAAAGTTTCGAGCAACCATAACCTGATGACACCACTCAACTTTACCCCAAGTCCCTTCTCCTTCTTGTCTTTCCAGTGAAATCTCCGCACACCAGATCTCTCTTGTCACTCCTTCTTTAGGAAAAAACAAAGCTAGCTTTCCACCGTAACCCACTATGCCCGTCCATGAAAATGTTGAGCATGATTTCGTCTCAGCCAAAAATTCTTCCAGACCTCTCACCTTTCCCCAGCGCCTTTGCTTTGGATCATACATTATTAACACGTTCCCATCAGAATCATAGCAGTACATAACATCAGCAACGACGCACGGATTCATCCAGAAATCCAGCTTCTCGTCCGTTTCCCATCTATTTTCCTTTGGGTCATAAACAAAGGTTTTATTAGAACACCTCAAATACATCTTACCATCCATCATCACACAGCTAGAAGGCCACGTGTAATACACCATCGTCTCTGGCATTGTCATCATAGGCTCCCACGTTTGTGTTTCTGTATTCAACACCACCATCACCTTCTTCGAGTTAGTATTACGATACTGATATCCAAGTACGTAGATTTTCCCGTTGATGACGTCACCGAGTGTAGTATATACGTGTACATCAATGCTTGGGAGATGTTGAACCGTGTGAGATCTACAGTGGATGCTCAACACATTTGTAGTCACACTGGGGCAGACCTTGAGATTTAGGGGGCCATAGATGGTTTTTAAAAAATTTCAGCTAAAAATATTTTTTGGTAAATTTGGAGACTTAAAAATAAAATTTTGAGGTTTTTTTCTATGTAATTTTTTCCAAAATTTTTGGGGACCTAAAGCCAATATTTCATTAGGCTTTGTCCAAGACCGGCCCTGGTGTCATCTTTAGTCTTACTCTTATCAAACACGTATATCTTCGAGCCCATTGCGACATAGCTTGCATCGAGTTGCGCAACGGGAAGCGAAGGGATAAGGACCAAGCGGGGATTGTCTTTGTTTTTTTGTCGGAGAATATACCAACGATGATCTCCGCCAGTTTCTCTGTTGTGGAGGACAACATAGAGGCAGTGTTCCGTGCATCTTAACAATGATCGTATAGCGTAGAGCTTAGGCGATGCAATAAGTGATCCGAAGTGCTTGGAAACGAGGGAGAGTCTTGGATAGTTGCATCTTGGTACACGCGCTAAGATGTCAATAATAACGTCTTGGGGAAGTGGTGTACTCATATATGGATCAACTATCGGCACCGATATCAGTGCGAAATCTGATTTACAAAACTCTAATTTCCTTATTATTTTACTAAAGAGGACCAGGGTTTTATAACTTGTTAAATGGATTTTTTTTTTTAAAATGGATTGTTATGGGTTTGTGTTTTTTTTAATGGGTCCCCTTTTATATGGCTACTGGATTTTTAAAAAAAAAAATGAAATTACAGAAATCTGCAAGTTATTTCACTTAAGATAATTACAAAGTTTTACAGAGCATATATTGCATAATATCATTTTGTTATATTTGTTACAGTATTATTTACTACTTATTCTATTGACTTTTATTCTGTATTAATTATTTTTATATTGCATAATATCTATTGACTTTTATTTTCTATTAATTATTGCAAAATGTGAGTATTGGACGCAATATTTCCGAGAGCAAAAGCGTAAAAAATGACTTATTGACAAAAGCATTAGATGCTTCAGAGCTGCTATATCCCTTCCAATCAAATGGATTCATCAGGCAGAAACTTATATTAAAATATCTTCACTAGACAGAACATTTTGAAATATACATGGAACCATGTAACTCTGATCACCTGCATAGGACCAAAAGAATTGATTCGGGCAAATATTTCTCAAATGAAGTGTTGAGCTAAAGCAATGACTTATGTGGCTTGTTTTTCCTGATCTACTGTATCAAACACAACAGGAGTAGACTTGTACCAGCTTCCTTTTCATTTTGGATACGACCACAAACATTAGCACACCATAACCGGGCCCAAGAATCTTTGTGGCTATCTGCACAAAAACAAATGATGTAAAACACATCAACTAGATGTCCTTATAGTTTCTCTTGAATCCGGAGTTACCAGTCGATAAAAACTGCTTGTAATATTGAGAACTTGAACACACCACTCAACTTTACCCCCAAATCTCCCCGTTATTGACGTCTTTCCATCGAAGTCTCCGCATGCCAAATCTCAAATGCTCTTCTCTAGGAGATGGGCAAGTGACAAAAGCTTAGAGTAGAACGGTTAAACGAGCGAGTTTAGGTTTGCCTCAACAGCAAGCAGAGAAAGTGAAAGCAAGAATACATAAAACAAATACAAGGAGACTGAACAAAAAAAGAGCTCAAGGAGGCAAATGTCAACATGATCTCTGTACATTTTTGAATTTTGAGACAACTTGTTTTAAGAAACAGTAGATAAACATATTCAGACAGAAAAAAAATTGTTCATGATCTTGAATCGCCACTACTCTCAGACAGAACCTTAGTGATCTTCGTGAATGTTACGAATTGCAGCAGTTATTTTCTTGCAATCAAACTCCATCGTCTTCATCCAATTCTCAAAATCTCCAATCTCCTATCAAAACACACACAGATCCACCATGAACACACAAACAAACAATCAAAAGACATAAACGGGAGATAAAGAAACCTTGACGGCGCTATTAACGGCGTGAGTGGCGGCGAGCCACTGATCCGTCTGTTTGCCGAACCGCGCCACCGTGACCGCCAGAGATCTTATCTCCGCCTCGATCCGTTTCTCGTTGACGAAACACTCCTCCACTCCTCCGTTCACCGCCTTCACCAGCAGATCCGCCGTTCTCGCCGCGTGTCTGATCGCCTCTTTCCTCGATCTCTCTGTCTTTTCCCGGAGCTGTAGCGACGATCGACGGTTGTCTTCGATCAGCTGCAGGAGGCTCGATTCCAGTGTTTCGGTCTCCTCTTCGGTTCTCTCCTTCTCCGAAAACGGTAGCACGCGCCCACGCGGGTTCAACATCGACATCGGCGTGTTCATTCTTCTTCTTCCACCGGTTAATTGATTCGGTGATGATTAATTATTTCCGGCTAAATTTCTTGTTATCGGAATATTCAAATGTCGTTGCACTACCCGCCGTTTGTGTCTCAAGTAAACGGCACACATTCTCTCTTTCGAAATAACACGATTTTTCCTGCCTACAAACCATTTAAACTCGTCTTTTTTGTCAGCAAACTCACCTTTTTTTTTATGTTACGTATTCTTGGTTTACATTAGTTTTGTGGAGCTTTCAAATAGATTTAGATTTTAGAAATAAATAATAGTATATTCCATTTTCGAGTAAAGAAAAAACTAATTACAAAGGTTGGGTTTCTCACTGTCACTTTTTATTGTGCATCCAAATGTTATAACTTTACATATATGTATGTTATCTTACAACTCTATGAAACAAGGAGACCTTGTCAAATCTATAAACTCAGAAATTCTTGGCCTCTTCATAGAGGATCCAACTCTGCAGGTCGGTGAAGGAGTCATCAGATCTATCACTTCAACTTCAGTGTTTGATGTGATAAGGCTTCTTCTTCTCCAACAATCTGTCCCCATAGTGATGTGTGATACTTCATCATCAATAATCTCTTCTAAGCCAAAACCATTGAAATTTGCTATTCTGTCAGTCTCAAGTTCTTTCTCCACAGTGCTACCTGATACTTCATCTTCATCACTCTCATCTAATAACCCAAAACCAGTGAAATTTGCTAATCTGTCATCAAGTACAGCCTCGGGTTCTTTCACTTTTTCACCCGGATAAAAGCCATCCAATGAGCTTGTAGTTGGATTCCTAGGCTGGATTTGGTTGCTGATATAATCATCCTCTTCTTCATTACTATCAGAACTCTCTTCATCTTCGGGCCCGTTGTCTCCTTTAGTGAAACATTGAAGATCATCCATAGCACAAACTTGGACTTTCATGTGAGGAGGCAAACTTGGAGAAAGCCCGCCGTGGTGTGCGTACTTTGATGAGAAATAGTTGACTGTCAGGTTCAAGCTGGTCACCAAGACACAGAGAGAGAGAGATATAAGTTATGTCGGTAATTATAACGGATACAGCAGCATAAACAACAACAAGAAGCTTATCTTTCTTTACCTATTCCAAGCTGGAAGAGTTAGCATTGTGTAAGCAAGCTTGATCTTGCGTGCAAGTCCAGAGAATGATTTAAAAGCAGCAGCAGCTTCTCTCAGTGCACGAGATTCTCTCGGATGCTGCCAAGCCCATTCAAACTGCAACAGTATGACTTCTTAACACCAAAAAAAAAAAAAAAAAAAAAAATTCTAGCTATAACCCATCTCAAATTGATTATGTAAAGAGGTAACACGAGCAACTTGAGAAGAGATGGAAGTCAAAAGCAACGAGCTTTAGCCAGGAATAGGTGACTTTTATCTCAAAGTTTAAAGTTTGAGGACATGGAAGATAAGATCTTTAAAAGTCGCAAAGGCAAAGAAAAGGACCTGAAGGGCAGAGACGTTGGTAGGGAAACCAAAGATACAGAGGACCATTTCCCAAGGACGTTTCTTCTTAGTTCTATATGCACCACTCCGTATCTCTCCATTGTGCTGCCTTATTCTCCGCTTTGGGTTAACCGTGAACCTGTAATACCAGACCGTTACTGAACCAACTTCAATAGTAAACCAACATCTTGAAGTCTAAATTCAGATTTGAAAAGAGGGAGACAAGCATCAGTCCGTTCCAGATCGTTGAATTCATAACAGAACACGATCCTCTGTTTCGAGGATTTGGAAAGGAAAGTAGAAGGAGTACCCGATATAGGTGTGACCCTTGTGACGAGGACTAAGGGAGGTCAATATGTAGCACGCGAAGAACCCTTTTCCGGTGACGACACGCGGCTCATCATCGTCAACGACGGGATCTAGGGTTTTCCGATTTGGATCTCTCCTTTTCTCTCTCATCTCTCCTCTCACCGCCAATTCGACCGTTGACGAGACGATCGGTTCTAAAATCCCATTATCCCAATTCAGTCAAGGCCCATTATCTCAGATTTCAAGTAGCATGATCTCTAAGACCAAATTATTTTTTTATAAATCCTATCGGCTATTAGCTAGTGTCCCATAAAAAAAAGGCAATTAGTGTTACGGTATGGATTCACCAAACAAAATCTATTACTATAAAATACTATGTAAACAAGTTAGACCGAAACTCACCCAAATTAGACAAACTCACCCAAATTAGACAAGCAGTGGTAACTTAGTTTATATCAAATATCAAATTCAAATAGGTTTACACCATGGCCCAAAAACTACCATGAGATTACCACCACCACTTGGTATCAATTTTTTTTTTAAATCTGATTAATAAATATAAAATTTGCATTGGTCTTTATGGCACTATTCACATGGTGTTTCAAGTTATGAGAATTAGCATGGATTTCAATCTTATCGTTTGATTAAAGAAGAGAAAGTCTCATTAAGCACATTCTCCCTTCATTAGTCACCATTCCTAACTTATACCAGCAATTTATGTCCCCCCCTCCCCCGAGGGCATCTGTATTGGGAGTCCCTTAAGGCATCCCTTAGGGAAA
The DNA window shown above is from Brassica oleracea var. oleracea cultivar TO1000 chromosome C3, BOL, whole genome shotgun sequence and carries:
- the LOC106334269 gene encoding F-box/kelch-repeat protein At4g38940-like, whose translation is MSTPLPQDVIIDILARVPRCNYPRLSLVSKHFGSLIASPKLYAIRSLLRCTEHCLYVVLHNRETGGDHRWYILRQKNKDNPRLVLIPSLPVAQLDASYVAMGSKIYVFDKSKTKDDSVTTNVLSIHCRSHTVQHLPSIDVHVYTTLGDVINGKIYVLGYQYRNTNSKKVMVVLNTETQTWEPMMTMPETMVYYTWPSSCVMMDGKMYLRCSNKTFVYDPKENRWETDEKLDFWMNPCVVADVMYCYDSDGNVLIMYDPKQRRWGKVRGLEEFLAETKSCSTFSWTGIVGYGGKLALFFPKEGVTREIWCAEISLERQEGEGTWGKVEWCHQVMVARNFDVNKCVAVMV
- the LOC106328553 gene encoding uncharacterized protein LOC106328553 isoform X2; the encoded protein is MREKRRDPNRKTLDPVVDDDEPRVVTGKGFFACYILTSLSPRHKGHTYIGFTVNPKRRIRQHNGEIRSGAYRTKKKRPWEMVLCIFGFPTNVSALQHPRESRALREAAAAFKSFSGLARKIKLAYTMLTLPAWNSLNLTVNYFSSKYAHHGGLSPSLPPHMKVQVCAMDDLQCFTKGDNGPEDEESSDSNEEEDDYISNQIQPRNPTTSSLDGFYPGEKVKEPEAVLDDRLANFTGFGLLDESDEDEVSGSTVEKELETDRIANFNGFGLEEIIDDEVSHITMGTDCWRRRSLITSNTEVEVIDLMTPSPTCRVGSSMKRPRISEFIDLTRSPCFIEL
- the LOC106328554 gene encoding biogenesis of lysosome-related organelles complex 1 subunit 1, giving the protein MNTPMSMLNPRGRVLPFSEKERTEEETETLESSLLQLIEDNRRSSLQLREKTERSRKEAIRHAARTADLLVKAVNGGVEECFVNEKRIEAEIRSLAVTVARFGKQTDQWLAATHAVNSAVKEIGDFENWMKTMEFDCKKITAAIRNIHEDH
- the LOC106328553 gene encoding uncharacterized protein LOC106328553 isoform X1, which produces MREKRRDPNRKTLDPVVDDDEPRVVTGKGFFACYILTSLSPRHKGHTYIGFTVNPKRRIRQHNGEIRSGAYRTKKKRPWEMVLCIFGFPTNVSALQFEWAWQHPRESRALREAAAAFKSFSGLARKIKLAYTMLTLPAWNSLNLTVNYFSSKYAHHGGLSPSLPPHMKVQVCAMDDLQCFTKGDNGPEDEESSDSNEEEDDYISNQIQPRNPTTSSLDGFYPGEKVKEPEAVLDDRLANFTGFGLLDESDEDEVSGSTVEKELETDRIANFNGFGLEEIIDDEVSHITMGTDCWRRRSLITSNTEVEVIDLMTPSPTCRVGSSMKRPRISEFIDLTRSPCFIEL